In the Candidatus Mycosynbacter amalyticus genome, one interval contains:
- a CDS encoding mechanosensitive ion channel family protein, producing the protein MNSSDQDQIFHTVLLEVRDFFAEPNALRSVLIMIGCIVVAIWISKYIARAIIHVAQNIAIRSDNESDEVKAQRYRELETYLSIAIAVVRTAIVVVTAYVLWRLLSPASGLGMTSGIAAVGASAFFIVFAGQSLGMVIRDVTTGAMMIAEKWYTIGDFVKIEPFIDLSGVVERMTLRSTKIRTLSGEVVWVHNQQIQAVHVSPKGVRTMAVDVFVRDRARGERAIEAIINTIPTGATMLASPLKITYAERWNDDLWRISVIGQTLPGREWLIEKNFVQMVEDIDRDVKTPAERLIVHTPIARFADGEVERKFRRAVRVSKRKKPSKKHK; encoded by the coding sequence GTGAATAGCTCCGATCAAGACCAAATATTTCATACCGTACTCCTCGAGGTACGGGATTTTTTTGCCGAGCCAAATGCGCTGCGTTCGGTCTTGATTATGATCGGCTGTATCGTCGTTGCCATCTGGATTAGTAAATATATTGCTAGGGCGATTATCCATGTAGCTCAAAACATTGCCATACGCAGCGACAACGAATCCGACGAAGTCAAGGCTCAGCGCTACCGTGAACTCGAAACATATCTCAGTATAGCCATTGCGGTCGTTCGTACGGCAATCGTCGTCGTGACCGCCTATGTACTATGGCGCCTCCTCAGTCCAGCTTCGGGATTAGGTATGACTAGCGGTATCGCGGCGGTCGGTGCCAGCGCATTTTTTATCGTATTTGCTGGTCAAAGTCTCGGCATGGTAATCCGCGACGTAACTACTGGCGCAATGATGATTGCCGAAAAATGGTACACGATCGGTGATTTTGTGAAGATCGAGCCATTTATTGATCTCAGCGGCGTCGTAGAGCGTATGACACTGCGCTCTACCAAAATCCGCACGCTTAGCGGGGAAGTCGTCTGGGTGCACAATCAGCAAATCCAGGCAGTGCACGTCTCACCAAAAGGCGTACGCACCATGGCTGTCGATGTATTTGTGCGCGACCGTGCACGTGGTGAGCGCGCAATTGAAGCAATTATCAACACGATTCCGACAGGCGCAACCATGCTCGCAAGCCCGCTCAAGATTACGTATGCCGAACGCTGGAACGACGATCTCTGGCGTATTAGCGTCATAGGTCAGACACTCCCCGGACGCGAGTGGCTTATCGAGAAAAATTTCGTGCAGATGGTGGAAGATATTGACCGGGATGTCAAGACACCCGCGGAACGCCTTATTGTCCACACTCCAATTGCGCGTTTTGCCGACGGTGAAGTAGAGCGAAAGTTTCGTCGAGCAGTTCGCGTATCAAAACGCAAAAAACCAAGCAAAAAGCATAAGTAG
- a CDS encoding NAD(P)/FAD-dependent oxidoreductase, whose product MHTVIVGGGFAGIKTALELSRAQSGRITLISERPDFVHHGGLRHALTGGDPAASAIALDDIFASHPEVRIVHAKLTSINPDRKLVVCGHESYDYDQLVMALGSEANYRGHTDGPSHVFGSWNLKQVSDLHDHLHAALAGDEPVDRRYAVIGAGPSGVEIAGLLGAYVQQLTERHLVSRAKVRIMLIESAERILPTLSKQASRTAAKALKKHGIEIITSTHVATTHTEFVTVGYQKLPIDALVWATGTHNNPFYAQHPHLFDVQPGGLVAVNPYLEAYRDISVIGDNVSVRGSGRIRGALDMAEYVADHLVRRQTGKLVSAYRPATSIISVPVGTDWAYIECLGIYTTGRFAKYLHDRLLRDSYRRIMPLTLAEAAVASHTTKTNNF is encoded by the coding sequence ATGCATACGGTTATCGTGGGTGGCGGATTCGCCGGTATTAAAACAGCACTCGAGCTGAGCAGGGCTCAATCAGGTCGTATTACATTGATATCTGAACGGCCTGACTTTGTCCATCACGGCGGCTTAAGGCATGCGCTTACAGGGGGTGATCCTGCCGCTTCGGCTATTGCTCTTGATGATATCTTTGCATCGCACCCCGAAGTACGCATCGTCCATGCCAAGCTAACATCGATCAATCCGGACCGCAAACTTGTTGTGTGTGGACACGAGAGCTATGACTATGATCAGCTTGTCATGGCACTTGGAAGCGAGGCAAACTATCGAGGTCATACCGATGGCCCGAGCCACGTGTTTGGCAGCTGGAATCTCAAACAAGTTTCCGATCTCCATGATCATCTGCACGCTGCGCTCGCGGGAGACGAGCCAGTCGATCGTCGCTACGCAGTTATAGGCGCGGGGCCAAGTGGTGTCGAGATAGCTGGATTGCTCGGTGCCTATGTCCAGCAGCTTACTGAGCGCCACCTTGTATCACGTGCAAAAGTTCGCATCATGCTGATCGAGTCCGCCGAGCGTATTCTACCAACACTTTCGAAGCAAGCGAGCCGAACAGCCGCAAAAGCACTCAAAAAACATGGCATCGAAATCATCACTAGCACTCATGTTGCCACCACGCATACCGAATTCGTCACAGTAGGTTATCAGAAACTACCTATCGATGCGCTAGTATGGGCAACTGGTACACATAACAATCCTTTTTATGCACAGCATCCTCACTTGTTTGACGTGCAGCCAGGTGGACTCGTCGCAGTTAACCCTTATCTCGAGGCGTATCGCGACATCTCCGTAATCGGCGACAATGTTTCTGTGCGTGGAAGTGGTCGGATTCGTGGTGCTCTCGATATGGCTGAATACGTGGCCGACCATCTTGTACGACGCCAGACCGGCAAACTCGTCAGCGCCTACCGACCCGCCACGAGTATCATCTCGGTGCCAGTCGGTACAGATTGGGCATATATCGAATGTCTCGGCATCTATACGACGGGACGTTTCGCAAAGTATCTTCATGATCGTCTACTTCGTGACAGTTATCGCCGTATTATGCCCCTGACGCTCGCCGAAGCAGCCGTTGCCTCTCATACAACAAAAACAAACAATTTCTAG
- a CDS encoding glycosyltransferase family 4 protein — MKILMLGWELPPHNSGGLGVACYHLSKSLALRGAEIDFVVPYTAAHPEINFMKIHAVSSLTPLERNNLGVYDSSRTVVNRELPDIPGGDHNIRTIQRRYVDFVENFVSDTEVDVIHAHDWLTMEAGVRAKELTGKPLIVHVHATEFDRSGELTGNPIVHEIEQTALLMADRIFAVSSITKSIIVHRYGIPADKVEVVYNGFDPAHFNDGYTYDEHTYRYLESLKQEGFTVVATVTRFTVQKGLSHLMHAAAKVLEQYDKVVFLFAGDGEQRDELIDLAARLGISDRVVFTGFVRGKLWRDAYSVADIFVMSSVSEPFGLTALEAAHHGNALMISRQSGVGEVLQSIFRFDFWDAELLADQIIGLATSPALLGEMKRNIRDEYARLSWHDIASQCLSQYTRAHVGAVV, encoded by the coding sequence ATGAAAATATTGATGCTCGGGTGGGAATTACCACCACATAACAGCGGAGGACTTGGGGTAGCTTGCTATCATTTGTCCAAATCACTCGCGCTTCGGGGCGCTGAGATTGATTTTGTTGTGCCCTACACTGCCGCGCATCCCGAAATCAACTTCATGAAGATCCATGCGGTGAGTTCACTTACCCCTCTTGAGCGCAACAACCTCGGCGTGTACGACAGTAGTCGCACGGTTGTGAATCGCGAACTGCCGGATATACCTGGAGGTGATCACAATATTCGCACGATCCAGCGTCGCTATGTCGATTTCGTCGAGAATTTTGTCTCTGATACAGAAGTGGATGTCATCCATGCACATGACTGGCTTACTATGGAGGCAGGTGTTCGCGCTAAAGAGCTGACAGGTAAGCCGCTGATAGTGCACGTCCATGCCACCGAGTTTGATCGCTCGGGCGAGCTCACTGGAAACCCCATAGTGCACGAGATTGAGCAAACGGCCTTGCTGATGGCGGATCGAATATTTGCCGTGAGTAGTATCACCAAAAGTATTATCGTGCATCGCTATGGTATACCTGCAGACAAAGTCGAAGTAGTGTATAACGGCTTTGACCCAGCGCACTTCAATGATGGCTACACCTATGATGAACATACTTATCGGTACCTCGAATCGCTCAAGCAAGAGGGTTTCACGGTCGTCGCAACAGTCACTCGTTTTACTGTCCAGAAGGGACTATCGCACCTTATGCACGCTGCCGCCAAGGTACTCGAACAGTACGACAAAGTTGTCTTTCTTTTCGCAGGCGACGGTGAACAGCGAGACGAGCTTATAGATCTGGCGGCTCGGCTCGGCATTAGCGACCGCGTAGTATTTACCGGATTTGTGCGCGGCAAGCTATGGCGAGATGCGTATTCGGTCGCCGATATATTTGTTATGAGCTCGGTGTCGGAGCCGTTTGGTCTCACGGCGCTAGAGGCTGCTCATCATGGCAATGCACTCATGATTAGCCGTCAGTCTGGCGTGGGTGAAGTATTACAAAGTATCTTTAGGTTTGATTTCTGGGATGCTGAACTACTGGCTGATCAGATTATCGGCCTTGCTACTTCTCCAGCACTTTTAGGTGAGATGAAACGCAACATCCGCGATGAATATGCACGCTTGTCATGGCATGATATCGCTAGCCAGTGCCTCTCGCAGTACACCCGAGCCCACGTAGGAGCTGTTGTATGA
- a CDS encoding glycoside hydrolase family 57 protein: MSQKTIALYLQLHQPYRVKRYTIFDTAHDHLYFNDEGDSDTNNRRIFERVAEKSYRPMLTQLERLGEELPDFRFSLSVTGTFLEQAEAWAPDVIDTLKRLVASGNVELLAETYHHSLAFYYSQREFETQVNLHREKIFQTFGVIPSVFRNTELAYDDRLAEWAAEHGYKGILAEGWDAVLDWRSPNHLYRAAGTDKLALLLKNYRLSDDLAFRFAHDNWSAASYIDRLHHSDPSAKLINLFMDFETFGEHQWEDTGIFAFFSQFVHAWTADNQRFVTVSDAIALHDQEGELSMPETVTWADSERDLSAWTGNALQQEILKYIYALEHEVTQSGDSDLIADWRKLLTSDHAYYMSTKWHDDGNIHAYFSPYDSPYDAFLGYMNVVRDLRWRVGEHRKAL; the protein is encoded by the coding sequence ATGAGCCAAAAGACAATTGCGCTGTATTTACAGCTACACCAGCCATACCGCGTTAAGCGCTACACTATCTTTGATACAGCGCATGACCACTTATATTTCAATGATGAAGGCGATAGCGACACCAACAACCGCCGTATCTTCGAACGTGTCGCCGAAAAATCATACCGCCCTATGCTCACGCAACTGGAGCGACTGGGCGAAGAGCTGCCAGACTTCCGATTTAGTTTGAGCGTCACAGGCACATTCCTCGAGCAAGCAGAAGCATGGGCTCCCGATGTGATCGATACGCTCAAGCGACTTGTCGCCAGTGGTAATGTAGAGCTTTTGGCGGAAACGTATCACCATAGTCTGGCGTTTTATTACAGTCAGCGTGAGTTTGAGACACAGGTAAATCTGCACCGCGAAAAAATCTTCCAAACGTTTGGCGTGATTCCGTCGGTATTTCGCAATACCGAGCTGGCATACGATGATCGCTTAGCAGAGTGGGCGGCTGAACATGGGTATAAAGGTATCCTAGCTGAGGGCTGGGACGCAGTACTCGATTGGCGTAGTCCGAACCATTTGTATCGTGCTGCAGGCACCGACAAGCTCGCCCTACTACTCAAAAACTACCGACTGAGTGATGATCTGGCTTTTCGCTTTGCACACGACAACTGGTCGGCCGCAAGCTACATCGACAGGCTGCACCACTCCGATCCGTCAGCCAAGCTGATTAACCTCTTTATGGACTTTGAGACATTTGGCGAGCATCAGTGGGAAGACACCGGTATTTTCGCGTTCTTTAGTCAGTTTGTGCACGCCTGGACAGCAGACAATCAACGCTTTGTTACTGTATCTGATGCTATCGCTCTGCATGACCAAGAGGGTGAACTTTCGATGCCAGAAACGGTCACTTGGGCAGATAGCGAGCGTGATCTCAGTGCCTGGACGGGCAACGCACTTCAGCAAGAGATACTCAAATATATTTATGCACTTGAACACGAAGTGACCCAATCCGGCGACAGTGACCTTATCGCAGATTGGCGCAAACTCCTCACGTCCGACCATGCCTACTACATGTCGACTAAGTGGCATGACGACGGCAATATCCATGCATACTTTAGTCCCTATGATTCACCTTACGATGCGTTTCTGGGCTATATGAATGTTGTTCGTGACCTACGCTGGCGAGTAGGCGAACACCGAAAGGCTCTTTAG
- a CDS encoding glycoside hydrolase family 15 protein translates to MTRPIVLSNGELHVGINNFGLVHDFYFPYVGLENHAAGKDLRHHVGVWVDGQISWLDIHASDWHVEFSYPHRGLVGHMVAVNEALGIILEFDDTVDAHMNAFLRNIHVVNMREYEREVRLFTHQAFAIGDSRSNTDTAQYLPDSDAILHYRGNRVFVVSGNYHNAPFDQYTVGIFGIEGKEGTYRDADDGELSMSNVEHGRVDSTLRFTLQLAPHDSGRVHYWIAAGTSLRDALHINKQIQKQGVGHYMHSTLHWWHTWLEPTERVLDRMDERYRDNFRHSVMIIKSQIDKRGAVIASTDSAMLNYWRDAYAYCWPRDGAYVLWPLIRLGYTEEPLKFFEFCRRVMHPSGYLMHKFRADGALGSSWHPYVHDGLVAPPIQEDETALVLFVFAQYYGMHKDQRLLDDFYEEMIKPMALFLAEHIDEATGLPKPSYDLWEEVFLTTTYTTSVVYAALLAAGDLAEAAGDHNNAVAWRLAADDIYDAAHKHLYNSQRKSFYKGLLARDGEITYDERIDTSSVFGAFMFGLFPIRELELQTALQSLLKVFPTHEGAYGLPRYENDTYLRTNDTLPGNWWHIASLWLAQYCIETGDSETATKIIDWVQQYAGPTGVLSEQLDPHTGESLSVAPLTWSHAEFVATLLDMITEPEAH, encoded by the coding sequence GTGACGCGACCTATCGTACTGAGCAACGGCGAGCTTCATGTTGGCATCAATAATTTTGGTTTGGTGCATGATTTCTATTTTCCCTACGTCGGACTAGAAAACCATGCCGCAGGCAAAGACCTCAGGCATCATGTTGGTGTGTGGGTGGACGGTCAAATCAGCTGGCTCGATATTCATGCGTCGGATTGGCATGTAGAGTTTTCGTACCCGCACCGTGGGCTTGTTGGCCATATGGTGGCGGTCAACGAAGCACTCGGCATCATCTTGGAGTTTGACGACACCGTCGATGCGCATATGAACGCGTTTCTTCGCAATATTCATGTTGTCAACATGCGCGAGTACGAGCGTGAGGTACGACTTTTTACTCACCAGGCTTTTGCAATTGGTGACTCAAGGAGTAACACAGACACCGCCCAGTACTTGCCCGACAGCGACGCGATATTACACTACCGAGGTAATCGAGTATTTGTCGTATCGGGCAATTATCACAATGCGCCGTTTGACCAATACACTGTCGGTATCTTCGGCATAGAGGGAAAAGAAGGTACCTATCGTGATGCCGATGATGGCGAATTGAGTATGAGCAATGTCGAGCATGGGCGTGTGGATAGCACACTGCGCTTCACTCTGCAGCTGGCACCCCATGACTCCGGACGTGTGCACTACTGGATTGCGGCTGGCACCTCACTTCGTGATGCACTCCATATCAACAAGCAGATCCAGAAACAGGGTGTCGGGCATTATATGCACAGTACACTTCACTGGTGGCACACCTGGCTCGAGCCAACAGAACGCGTGCTTGATCGCATGGATGAACGCTACCGTGACAATTTTCGTCATAGTGTGATGATCATCAAATCGCAAATCGACAAACGCGGTGCCGTGATTGCCAGCACAGACTCCGCCATGCTTAACTACTGGCGCGATGCCTATGCTTACTGCTGGCCGCGCGATGGAGCCTACGTGCTATGGCCGTTAATTCGCTTGGGCTACACAGAAGAGCCGCTCAAGTTTTTTGAATTTTGTCGACGTGTCATGCACCCCTCCGGATATCTCATGCACAAGTTTCGCGCAGATGGCGCACTTGGCTCCAGCTGGCACCCGTATGTCCACGACGGGCTTGTCGCGCCACCTATTCAGGAAGATGAGACGGCACTTGTCCTATTTGTGTTTGCACAGTACTATGGCATGCACAAAGATCAGCGCCTCCTCGATGATTTTTATGAAGAGATGATCAAACCAATGGCGCTGTTTCTCGCAGAGCATATCGACGAGGCAACAGGCCTGCCAAAGCCCAGCTATGATCTCTGGGAAGAAGTGTTTCTCACTACCACTTACACCACTTCGGTCGTATATGCTGCACTGCTTGCGGCTGGTGATCTTGCCGAAGCTGCTGGTGATCACAACAACGCCGTCGCGTGGCGGCTAGCGGCGGATGATATCTACGACGCTGCACACAAACACCTGTACAACAGTCAGCGAAAATCGTTTTACAAAGGACTGTTGGCACGAGACGGCGAAATTACCTACGACGAACGCATCGACACTTCCAGTGTGTTTGGCGCATTTATGTTTGGCCTCTTTCCTATCCGTGAGCTTGAGCTGCAAACAGCACTGCAGAGCTTGCTCAAAGTCTTCCCTACTCACGAAGGTGCCTACGGATTGCCCCGTTACGAAAACGATACATATCTACGCACAAATGACACATTGCCTGGCAACTGGTGGCACATTGCGTCGCTTTGGCTAGCACAGTACTGTATCGAAACCGGTGACAGTGAGACTGCGACAAAAATTATCGACTGGGTGCAGCAATACGCTGGTCCGACAGGTGTATTGTCTGAACAACTCGATCCGCACACTGGAGAATCACTGTCGGTTGCCCCACTGACATGGAGCCATGCAGAGTTCGTCGCTACATTGCTCGATATGATCACAGAGCCGGAGGCTCACTAA
- the rpmG gene encoding 50S ribosomal protein L33: MAKKNTKRKLIGLVSDLSGHRTYYTVKNTQNTPDKLVLRKYDPVARKHATYTETKKNLGRNEVKKRKS; this comes from the coding sequence GTGGCAAAGAAGAATACGAAGCGCAAGCTTATCGGCCTGGTGAGTGACTTGTCTGGTCACCGCACATACTACACGGTCAAAAACACCCAGAATACCCCAGACAAACTCGTCCTGCGTAAATACGACCCAGTTGCACGCAAGCACGCAACGTACACCGAGACCAAGAAAAACCTCGGACGCAACGAAGTCAAGAAGCGTAAAAGCTAA
- a CDS encoding YajQ family cyclic di-GMP-binding protein has product MPTFSFDIVSDYDKAEMNNVYMQAEKEIAGRYDFKGTPAGLEWLGDKTGFKLIGAGEWQVDAVLDIVRKKLASREISSKVLDLSKEVVESNLKATKEIPFKKGLSQDNAKLIAKAIRDEFKKAKPVIQGDELRVTSASKDELQAVMSHVRALDIDAPLQFVNFR; this is encoded by the coding sequence ATGCCAACATTTAGTTTTGATATCGTGTCTGATTACGACAAAGCAGAGATGAACAACGTCTACATGCAAGCCGAGAAAGAGATTGCTGGTCGCTATGACTTCAAGGGTACTCCCGCTGGGTTAGAATGGCTTGGCGATAAGACCGGGTTTAAGCTCATCGGTGCGGGCGAGTGGCAAGTCGATGCAGTACTCGACATCGTGCGCAAAAAACTCGCCAGCAGAGAAATAAGTAGCAAAGTCCTCGATCTTAGCAAAGAAGTAGTAGAGTCAAACCTCAAAGCCACCAAAGAAATACCTTTCAAAAAGGGTTTGAGCCAGGACAATGCCAAACTCATCGCTAAAGCGATTCGAGATGAGTTCAAAAAAGCTAAGCCGGTGATACAAGGCGACGAACTGCGTGTGACGAGTGCCAGTAAAGACGAGTTGCAAGCTGTCATGTCTCATGTGCGAGCACTCGACATCGATGCGCCACTGCAATTTGTCAATTTCCGCTAG
- a CDS encoding FAD-dependent oxidoreductase, translated as MNTHTQKILIVGAGIAGLACAIMCEKHGLDYDLIERRGVSHPQGYSVTLPPAGLDALRTLGIYESIAPLSSSVDGVLLASEAHEATRSIDFGRNRLQVRTVRRADLHAALLAELTKPVRYNTAIGSCQASEDGVTVELTTDKQASYRLVVGADGLHSHIRTLMSPSAQASPTGVAFWTCFIPEPLHTRFSTTHITQYWQHGHFAGIFPLPGGANIVLSTHLPATIDLRDIDISQLFGNMSPDIDAVLANIDRNAMYQGHLHEVKLAHWQRYPYVLVGDAAHAMMPATGMGSTAGILDAIALTDALVRHHDTHTALKSYEASRVVSSKRAQTTSRLITEAMLSTGIAETINQKAVQLLPDSFFVRIFR; from the coding sequence ATGAATACACACACTCAAAAAATACTTATCGTCGGGGCGGGTATCGCCGGACTAGCCTGCGCTATCATGTGCGAAAAGCATGGCCTCGACTATGATCTCATAGAGCGCAGAGGGGTCTCGCATCCACAGGGATACAGCGTCACACTCCCGCCTGCGGGGCTCGATGCACTCCGTACACTTGGTATCTACGAAAGTATTGCACCACTCAGTTCCTCTGTTGACGGCGTATTACTTGCCTCAGAAGCGCACGAGGCTACTCGTAGCATCGACTTTGGGCGCAATCGACTCCAGGTGAGGACGGTTCGACGCGCGGACCTTCATGCAGCTCTACTTGCTGAGCTCACGAAGCCAGTTCGCTACAATACAGCAATAGGCTCATGTCAGGCATCAGAAGATGGCGTGACCGTAGAGCTTACGACAGATAAACAAGCTTCGTATCGCCTCGTCGTCGGTGCAGATGGGCTTCATTCACACATACGTACTCTCATGTCCCCTTCTGCACAGGCTTCACCTACGGGAGTGGCTTTTTGGACGTGCTTCATTCCCGAGCCACTGCATACGCGATTTAGTACAACGCACATAACGCAGTATTGGCAGCATGGTCACTTTGCCGGTATCTTTCCTTTGCCTGGTGGGGCGAATATCGTGCTCAGTACCCATCTACCTGCTACAATCGACCTTCGAGACATCGACATATCACAGCTTTTTGGCAACATGTCTCCCGATATCGATGCAGTACTTGCCAATATTGATCGTAACGCAATGTACCAAGGGCACTTACATGAGGTGAAATTGGCGCACTGGCAACGATATCCCTATGTCCTTGTCGGCGATGCAGCTCATGCAATGATGCCGGCAACAGGCATGGGGTCGACAGCTGGAATTCTAGATGCGATTGCACTCACGGATGCTCTAGTCCGGCATCATGATACCCATACAGCGCTCAAATCGTATGAGGCAAGCCGTGTCGTGTCGTCCAAGCGGGCGCAAACTACATCACGCCTCATCACCGAAGCCATGCTATCAACAGGCATCGCGGAAACAATCAATCAAAAAGCCGTCCAGTTGCTCCCGGACAGCTTTTTCGTACGTATATTTCGCTAG
- a CDS encoding tetratricopeptide repeat protein, with translation MFGLLLLVIIGIAVVFHRQTIHEVASETKLKFADKLDRLWDIAQESLRDKKYLRAEKALLTILRVDERNATAYNRLGILYAKQQAFPDAIECFEIAQSLEPSASSLHNVGLIYFETEKYDKAALAFEQAIAMEEGVPSRHIAYAKVQEKLGHKKKVIESLQLAVELDGHKNPQSLRILADAYERDGNQEQADLAREEMKVLLAPKAPVGVTKTVKQPRKVVM, from the coding sequence ATGTTTGGATTACTCCTGCTAGTAATTATAGGTATCGCCGTGGTGTTTCATCGCCAGACGATTCACGAAGTGGCTTCTGAGACAAAGCTCAAATTTGCCGACAAACTTGATCGCCTCTGGGATATCGCCCAAGAATCGCTTCGCGACAAAAAGTATCTTCGTGCCGAGAAGGCGCTACTGACTATTCTCCGCGTCGATGAACGCAATGCTACCGCGTACAACCGTCTTGGCATTCTCTATGCCAAGCAGCAGGCATTTCCCGATGCTATCGAGTGCTTCGAGATTGCGCAGAGTCTGGAGCCAAGTGCGTCGAGTCTGCACAATGTCGGACTGATTTATTTCGAGACAGAGAAGTACGACAAGGCAGCACTTGCGTTTGAACAAGCAATAGCCATGGAAGAGGGCGTGCCGTCGCGTCACATTGCCTATGCCAAGGTACAAGAAAAGCTAGGTCACAAAAAGAAAGTGATTGAGTCACTACAGCTCGCCGTAGAGCTCGATGGACACAAAAATCCCCAGTCGCTTCGTATCCTGGCAGATGCCTACGAGCGAGATGGCAATCAAGAACAAGCCGATCTCGCCCGTGAAGAGATGAAAGTACTCCTGGCGCCAAAAGCTCCTGTTGGCGTGACGAAGACTGTCAAGCAACCACGCAAAGTGGTCATGTAG
- a CDS encoding RluA family pseudouridine synthase, translating to MKFDSSDLVAILRLFHEVGDEVMPRHIERIAKSKPHDKNVAIRFAVGKKHYVVLIDSAAEDDEDYIYDMVEESGVVHHYELIALPGDTGLTTYALPYRAKEVYLLRDAPQTKRLDQALVEQFGDESRSTYQKRIARGEVLVNGEVHTSAKHAVKATDVITLETLDVAYETPDIAVLYEDDNVLVINKPVGLLTHAKGAMVEEFTAADFVKPKTSYKADTNRPGIVHRLDRDTSGVLLMVKNDETAALIGKQFTNRTTKKEYVAVVSGTPEQLKAKIDLPIGRNPNAPSTFRVDAGGKSAETVYEVLESGAPRSLVALRPRTGRTHQLRVHMAYLGTPIVGDKVYGEESADRMYLHAYKLEVTLPGGVRKVFEAPIPPEFREALA from the coding sequence ATGAAATTTGATTCCTCCGATCTCGTCGCCATACTGCGACTGTTTCACGAAGTAGGCGATGAAGTGATGCCACGCCACATCGAGCGCATCGCCAAATCTAAGCCACACGACAAAAACGTTGCCATCCGGTTCGCCGTAGGCAAAAAACACTACGTGGTACTTATAGATAGCGCTGCCGAAGACGACGAAGACTACATCTACGACATGGTGGAAGAGTCCGGGGTGGTACATCACTATGAACTCATCGCCCTCCCAGGCGACACAGGCCTCACCACCTATGCATTGCCATACCGCGCCAAAGAAGTCTATTTGCTCCGCGATGCGCCGCAGACCAAGCGCCTCGACCAAGCGCTCGTAGAGCAATTTGGGGACGAGTCGCGCAGCACGTATCAGAAGCGCATCGCCCGCGGCGAAGTGCTGGTCAACGGCGAAGTACACACGTCTGCCAAACATGCCGTAAAAGCAACCGATGTGATTACGCTAGAAACACTAGATGTAGCGTATGAGACACCAGATATAGCGGTGCTCTACGAAGATGACAATGTGCTTGTTATCAATAAGCCCGTTGGACTGCTGACACACGCCAAGGGCGCTATGGTGGAAGAATTTACCGCTGCCGACTTCGTGAAGCCTAAGACAAGCTACAAAGCAGACACAAACCGTCCGGGTATCGTTCATCGGCTCGACCGCGACACAAGCGGCGTGCTACTGATGGTGAAAAACGACGAGACTGCGGCGCTTATCGGCAAACAATTTACCAATCGCACTACGAAAAAAGAATACGTGGCCGTCGTAAGCGGCACACCGGAGCAACTCAAGGCCAAGATCGACTTGCCTATAGGCCGTAACCCCAATGCACCAAGTACTTTTAGAGTCGACGCTGGCGGCAAATCGGCCGAAACGGTGTACGAAGTATTAGAGTCTGGCGCTCCACGTTCGCTAGTGGCGCTGAGGCCCCGTACCGGCCGCACCCACCAGCTACGTGTGCACATGGCATATCTTGGTACACCTATCGTAGGCGACAAAGTCTATGGCGAAGAATCGGCAGACCGCATGTACCTGCACGCCTACAAGCTTGAAGTTACACTTCCAGGTGGGGTACGCAAAGTGTTTGAAGCGCCTATACCACCGGAGTTTCGTGAGGCATTGGCATGA